A stretch of Chanodichthys erythropterus isolate Z2021 chromosome 20, ASM2448905v1, whole genome shotgun sequence DNA encodes these proteins:
- the sp5l gene encoding sp5 transcription factor-like, with amino-acid sequence MAALTLSRADNFLHNFLQDRTPSSSPESGPNTLSFLATTCSQAWQEGSQLPYEGPVGSASSMFQLWSNDVAPNSSLSAHQMTFTMPKMQFPGHMQPTLGSHSHHHHHHHHHHHELPLTPPAEPPSAYSFELSPVKMLSSQAQGNAPYYAQHNAVGQNFPSFLQNASGRPHLPSGHVEDGQQWWSLPQSSSAPSSHPFSLGRQLVLGHQPQIAALLQGTSKGLLSSTRRCRRCKCPNCQSTGNGGAALEFGKKRLHICHIPDCGKVYKKTSHLKAHLRWHAGERPFICNWLFCGKSFTRSDELQRHLRTHTGEKRFGCQQCGKRFMRSDHLSKHVKTHQSRKSRSSQPAHSGTDALLSNIKRE; translated from the exons ATGGCTGCGTTAACCTTATCCAGAGCGGACAATTTCCTGCACAATTTCTTACAG GATCGTACTCCCAGCTCCTCTCCAGAGAGCGGTCCTAACACCCTTTCTTTTTTGGCCACCACATGCAGTCAGGCTTGGCAAGAGGGGTCACAGCTCCCTTACGAGGGTCCCGTTGGCTCCGCTTCCAGCATGTTTCAGCTCTGGAGCAATGACGTGGCCCCTAACTCCAGCTTGAGCGCCCACCAGATGACCTTCACCATGCCCAAAATGCAGTTCCCCGGCCACATGCAGCCCACCCTGGGCTCGCACTcccatcatcaccatcatcaccacCATCACCACCACGAGCTGCCCCTCACACCTCCGGCCGAGCCCCCGTCCGCCTACTCGTTCGAGCTGTCTCCAGTAAAGATGCTCTCCTCCCAGGCACAGGGGAACGCGCCGTACTACGCGCAGCACAACGCTGTGGGTCAGAACTTTCCCAGCTTCCTTCAAAACGCTTCAGGAAGACCTCACCTGCCCAGCGGGCACGTTGAGGACGGCCAGCAGTGGTGGAGTCTCCCTCAGAGTAGCAGCGCACCCTCCAGTCACCCCTTTTCTCTGGGCCGGCAGCTGGTTTTGGGCCATCAGCCTCAAATTGCTGCACTTCTGCAGGGCACCTCAAAGGGTCTGTTGAGCTCAACTCGTCGCTGTCGCAGATGCAAATGCCCTAACTGCCAGTCAACGGGAAACGGAGGTGCCGCTCTGGAGTTCGGGAAGAAAAGACTACACATTTGTCACATTCCAGATTGTGGCAAGGTTTACAAAAAAACCTCTCACCTGAAGGCGCACCTGCGCTGGCATGCCGGCGAGCGGCCCTTCATCTGCAACTGGCTCTTCTGCGGGAAGAGCTTCACACGTTCGGATGAGCTGCAAAGGCATCTCCGCACACATACCGGGGAGAAGCGTTTCGGCTGTCAGCAGTGTGGGAAAAGGTTTATGCGGAGCGATCATCTCTCCAAGCATGTGAAGACCCATCAGAGCAGGAAGAGCCGGTCCAGTCAGCCCGCTCACAGTGGGACTGATGCACTGCTCAGCAACATCAAGAGAGAGTAA